Within Aspergillus oryzae RIB40 DNA, chromosome 2, the genomic segment AAGCTCTCTGACGGGCCTGCTTACAGAAAGGGCTTTCTCCAAGAAGTTGGCGTCTGAAAAGATAACCAAAAACCATCCGACTGATGACCTCAATATGCCTGAAGTTCTAGAGAAGATCCATGGTTTCTATAAGCAAAGCACCAGCAGCCTTGATCCCCATCCATTACCGTTCGCTTCTAAACAACTTGCGGAGCTGATAATTAGCAAAGCCTACGAACTCGTGATATCAGCACTTGCGGGTGATAACGACATCGCATCTATACAGGAGAACGTAAACCTTCTTATTATACTGCTAAAGAAGCTTCCCAAGTCACGCATACCGCGCGACAGGCGGCTTTATCTTGCCATCTGTAACCGCGTTAGTGCGAATCATACTGAGCAATCTACTGCTACTTTCTCGGCTATCTCATCCATTGCAACCGGTGTCAAGAACTTATATTCTATCCAAAGTCCCGGCTTTTATATCAGCTATGAAGATATTTCTGATCTCATCCCGTCACTTGTTAAACAGATTTGGCAATACCTTTCACCTTTGAGCCCAAAATTCCATGTGGAGGCAGTCCGCTGCCTGTGGCACTTACATTCAGTCTCCTGGCTTGACCACCTTGTTGAGGCATCTATAACATCTCTGATGGTCAACTCATCCAACACGTCACGTCAACTCTTATCGGAGGAACAGGTTGGAAGGTACTTCGTATTGTGGAATCACAGCCATCATGGTGCCTATGAACTTCCTTCGAAGCACGCACAAGATTCGGCGCTGACCCAGGTTTCTTACCAATCTTCCCTGCTTGAACGTCCACTTTTTATTGTGTTAGACTCGCTCTCTCAGGCCCCTAACGAGGCCTCTGAGGTGGTCCAGCGTTGGCTCCAGGACCTGCCCTCAGTACACAAGTAAGCTCCCGAATTCTTCAAGTAGGCCCTTGCTTTTGGTATTTTTACTCAAGGATGAAATAGGGTCTTCCACATAGTTGTTTCACGGCTGGAGAGTCTTTTCACCCAAGCTGATCCCTCTGTGGCAAATCAAACAAGCCTTTCCATATCTTCCGATGATTACAAGGAATGTAGCTATCTATTGGAGACGATTCATAACATCATATCAGTCATCCCCCACAATGGGTGGGTTGCTTTACTGGCCCAGGCGTCAGCTCAAGGTGACAGACACCATGATGTCTCTGCTTCGGAAGGTAAGTTTCGTGACTTCAATTCAACATGCCAAAACTCACAATTCCTGTAGATAACCCCGGGACCCAAACATTACACTCATCCATATTCCACGCCATCCTAAGAATAGTTAGTGGACCGAAGACTACGGCACAGACAAGCTTCGACGAAGTCAAGTTGCAACAAACGTCCCTGCTTGTGATGCGTCAACTCCTGCTAGGCCCAGGAGCTGAAGAGGTAGCTGAGTCTGGAATTGactctcttcttgttgaaCGACTCTCTTCTGCATTGGATGAAGGCGGTAGCGTTGCTGTTCAAGAGGCCCTCATTGACACTCTCCTTGCAGCCCTAAAAGTTCGGTTTGCTCAGGCGTACTTACCACAGCCCCCTCCTAGACCAAAACACCAGAGAGCCAGCTCACGTGAGCGCTTAACAAGTCCCTCTATTCTATCATTTACGAGCGACAAGGCTGAAAAAGCACCCCCAATCCCCACCATGCCACAACCTCCTCAGCAGCTCCTAGAATGTCTTCTCAAAGGTATCAGCTCTCCGAACTCGAGGGGCACCGTGGAAAAATGGACCATGTTGCTCTGTGAAGTGCTTCCGCTATACTCAGGATCTATATTCCAGATTATCCTGATGCTAGTGGATTGCTTCTGTAAGGAGATCCAAATCGCGTACGCCAATCTGCAACTTTCATTCAAGCACACAAAAGGTTGGCCCGAGGATAGGTCCGAACATGCCACTATAGCTCTACTCACGGGTCTTGAAACCTGCATTGCAACCGCTCATGACCGTCTTCTTGTGGATGAAGCAAATGTCACGGCCGTTAAGAGCCCAGACCAACCCCAGGGGTTCTTTGGAAATATGGTATCAGGAGTGTTTGCATCCGACGCCAGCCATGGTCGTTCAACGGCTGCAAATAATAGACTTACTGTCTTGCTGTGCTTCCAAGATGCTGTGCGCCTGTGCTTTTCTATCTGGGCTTGGGGGGCCGTGGAGAGGAGTACCCTTCCTCAAGATGCAGAGTCTCTGGCGTCCTTCCAATATACATCTGTGCGTATGAGGAACCGCTCCCGTCGGATTCTCGAGCATCTATTCACAGCGGAGGCCCTTGAATGCCTTGAGACATTAGTAGAGATGTGGACGAAGACAGACAGTAATACCTCGTCTCTGATTTTCAGCCTGCTTCACACCCTGGACGGGTCTCGACCAAAAATTACAATCCCGGCGGTATTTAACGCCATCTATACCAGGACGAATCCTTCCGCTCTAGACCCCAGTCGTAAATCTACTTTATCGTCGACTCTTACAGAAAATGAGTTAGCAGGGTTTTTAGTCACTTATGCCAGGTCTCTTGATGACGATGTTCTCGACGAGATTTGGACAGACTGTACTACCTTTTTACGTGATGTTTTGAGCAACCCATTCCCACACAGACAGATACTTCCTCGCTTGGTTGAGTTCGCCGCTATTCTTGGTGCGAAGTTGGAGAACACCAGCTTCGGTGAGGATCGTCGAATGAGGAAGGAACTTGGGGTGCGTGATCTATCAGTTGATGTATTACTTGTGCTAACCTTCGTAGGATGTACTGCTACGTTTGCTCACGGCAATATTCACCAGCAAGCCTCTGGGACTGTCACAGGAGTCGGGCTTGTTAGGTCGAGGCTCTTTAGAGCATGATAATCTGCCAGCACCTCATATCGGACCTGATGACATGCTCAGCATCCTTGCTAGTTCCATGCCTGCCTTTACAATTACATTAGGTGACTCAGATCGTATTACTACGGCTGTATCAGGCATTTCTACCAATGTGATAGGACCCCTTTTGCGATCGCGGCTTTTCCCCAACAACATCAGCCACAGCTTTATGGCACTCTTGCAACATATCGCAAAGGTTCCGGCTGCTGcgaagatatggaagaaagacattgcGGATGCCTTTAATGATCCTAGATTCTTCAGTTCTCACCTCGAACTTGTGAAGGGTGGATGGATGAACCTATTACGACAATGGGTGCTTGCTGATAAGGATCGATTATCTGAGCTGATGTCTCGGCTTCCACCCCCGAGCACTGCGGGCATTATGTTTGGTGTGGGCGCGTCTGCAGCCCGCCTAGATGCCGATAGGAAGGCACAATTGAACCTCCGTAGGATTACCCTACTGATCTTGTCCGCGAACAATGACTACTTCATTGGAGAACTACCTGGACTCCTCCAGAAGCTAGAAGATCTCCTAGGGGCTACTAgttcatcatcgccgtcatcCACGACTAGAGCAGAAATCTTCATGGTTCTTCGAGCTCTTGCACTAAAGAGTTCCACAACCGCGCTGGCTCCGTTCTGGCCGTTGATCAATACGGAGCTTCAAGAAGCGATTGCTGCCGTTCCGCTTGGATTACAGCAAGAGGTATACAATCCATATGCATTGTTGCAGGCGTGTAAGCTTCTGGACACGCTACTCGTCCTTGCCCCGGATGACTTCCAACTACTTGAATGGCTTTATGTTACGGATACGATAGATGCCGTCTATCCACCAGAACGCTGGGAGCCTATGGCCCTTGCGGATGAAATCTCACAGAGTTTTGGGACGCGCTCCGCGGCCGCAGACGGCCCCAGGGAGTCGAACGAGCTCGGTTATAGTGTGAAACAGCCGGGTCTAACAGCGGACTGGATCCGTGAGACGGCAAAAGATGAACTGATTGATCGGGTTCTTCGGCCTTGGTTTGAACAACTCAGCATCCATGCTTTCGAAAGCACATACAGCATGAGCAGTCCGGGCTTGACAACATCTTACGATGATCTGTTGGCGGACCTATTCAACGAGAGTACCATGGCAAATTAAGTCCTCCGTTTAGCTCTCTGGGCGACCATGGCGAACTCTTATATGTAATATATCCAGATACTGGGTACAGTTTCTTTCGTGTTCAAGATTTAAATAGTGTTGCAGCCTGTTGTGCAGCTTTGACCCCTTGCGGTTTTCGTCAGGCGTTTGGGAATTGCCTATTGGATCATATCCCAGGGATCTTTACGATCGATGAATGAATAGACATATATTCATagtattttcttttgaaAGTCGCGGAGAAATACTGTAGACAAGGATGGTAGTGAAGCGGATACCTTAGGCAGGGATACATGCTTAACTTCGGGCCCGTGATGGTTAGCGGCCGTCTCCACCCGAGCTTAAATGGCAAACACCAACGTCACTTCAAGCTTTACCGAACCTCCATCACTTGAACTTGTAAGATCAGCTAGTCCTCGCTgtaattttcttttccggaATGTTCCTTGCTAATCTAAATATCAGACTTCTGGGGCATTTATGATCATGAGTGCTTACAGAATGGCTTTTCCTGGGTTGCGCTCCGTCGCAACAAGGCGCGCGGTCATCCCCGTGCGAAGGAGCTTCTCTACCTCGCCATCCGTGAGAGATGCTGCCGGCTCCACGTTGCCCGCTAAAAAACCTGTTGGGGCTTTTCGCGGAGGGTAAGCTTTACTGATCAAACTTCTTAGAAGGCAGGGTACCCTCTTGATGTAACTAACCCGCTCGTAATGCTAGAATATTTGGCTTCCTTACTGGTACTATTGTTGCCGGTGCTTCCGTCTACTATTATATCCTTGGGGAGTACAGAGTGACCAACGAGATGTTGACAGAGGACATATACGTATGTTACGggactttcttttgttttatacttctctcttttcctctagCTCGCTGTTATCATAGTCTTCTCTTGCCTtggctttccctttttcattttcttctttctgtttcatcACTTGGTTCCGACCTTTCTTCCATCTGTTATTTTGATGCTCAACACATATTTGTCCTTTCCCCCACAAGTAGCACCTGGTTATAGATATAGCATAGCTCTGTCTTAGCCCTTTTCTTCACATTTTGGGTTGTTCGCTCGAGGTAATCATACTAACCAGTCTAAACAGGCGCTTCAATCAGCAACACAGAAGCTTCAGACATACATCGGTGAATTGGAGACGAAAGTGGACCAACTTAGGAAGAAATAGTCCTCACAGAGAAACGCCACAACCAGTTCCAAGCTATTTTTATTAGGAGTTTGTTTTCCGCATGGGTTGCTAAACATATTCAATATTCGAATGCAGTTTAAGTCCGGCATTGAGTGAGCTTTCATAGGAGAACGCGATTTGTTCATGCATCGAGTGCTACATCAAAAACAGTGTTATTTAAGATATTAACTGGACATTTGATATATTGCCTTGAAATTGATTGTAGTTAAATGTACCGTCAGGTCAACTGCGTCATTCCTTTGGAGTGCAAACATAACAAACACCGAATGTTCCATGGAACATTTTCGGGAAACGCCAAAAGAAACGCCTTTGCGATAACATTGTCTTAAACATATACAACcatttttcccccttccGTACCAGCAATGTATCACGTCGAACTTCTTCCGAGTACGACAACTCACCTCACTCCGGGGTGGACCTACGTCCCTGACAGGGGCTTCGACCCATCCAAAGCAGCGATCACGCCCTCCATCGGCAGGAAACGAGGCATTCGCGACCCCGGCAGCCGTGGAGATGTATCATCAAGACAGGCCAATGCGATCATCCGACATTTAGCAGAACTCGACCGGGAGAACCACAAGGATGTCCATATTCCGATCCCGGTGAAACAAAAGGATGCAGCTGGAAGAGGTATCTCGATCTTCCCCGACTTGTGTTGACGGGTTTTGCGACAGGATAGGGCTAACAACCGTTCTGCCACTCACCAGGAACAAGAGGCAAAGTTACCTCGAACGTGCGCCGTATTCTTCAGTCGCAGAAGACCTTCAGAAACTATctcgatgacgaagaagccgcGTTAGCGCAAGCAGCCCAGTCTACAACGCAGCGTCCCCCAGCCAACAAAGTAACAAAACCATCATCGCTACGAAGAAGCTCAACACCCGCCACAACGCCCAGACCTGAATCCTCACGTCAGAAGAAACAGTCCTCCACTATACCAGCGCCTCAGAGGGCATCAGCGACACCCGCACAGCCACCGAGCACCACTGCCACAGAAGACACGGAGAAggaaccaaagaaggaaCCGGAGGATAAGCAGGCACTTATCAAAACCGAGCACGATAATGATCCCCTCCTGAGATCGTATATTCCCTCTGCACCGTCGGAGCGTATCATGCAAGCACTTCTTGCGGAGCCGCCACTGACGTATAATGCTTCTCGCGTCGGTCCGCCAGTCACCATGAAATCGCAGAGGTATTTCTGCTGTGTGTGCGGTTACTGGGGCAAGATCCGGTGCAAAAACTGCCCTTCGCGGACCTGCGGCTTGGATTGTTACAAACTTCATGAGGACTCAAGATGTGGGGCGTTCTATTAGGCCATTCAAAAGTGGATTGAATAGTTTGGATCTTAAAATCACCTACCGGATGATCAGTCTTCTCGTCCAGATCGTCAGAAACACCAGACCGCTCGAGGGGGAAAGATTACACTCGCCTGGAGCGGGATCCGCTGCTCGCAGCCCAAGGCAGACACCAAAGCATACTCCCTTCCACAACCTCGCGAGGGAGGCTGCGCTTTGTGTTGATGAGAAACATCGTAAAATACACAGGCGCTATTATCTTATTTGTCGCAATATTGGTCATGTGCCTATTTTGCGGCTCCCGATGGATTCCACTCCTACTTGATGGAACACACAAGAACTCTTCCTATAGGTTCGGCGCCTATTCAACGCTACTTGGCGATACAGATTGGGTACCTTGCTCGCCAGAGAAAGAGGCTCCAATGCATAGACTGAACGATATAGCGCGGGTTCAAATCTATCGGCTGTCCCGTGCAAGCTTACGTCCCTAATAATGGTTACTGTTGGTCAACTTAACCACTCAGAAGCTCCGGAACCAACCAAGCAGATAGGGACCACTTATGTCAAGCCTATAAAGCCCCCCGGGATTGTAAACAATCGTCTAGGTTGCATTTTCAGACCCGGGTGTCTTATACGAATATCAACCTTCCCAATATCTAGCGAACAGCGTGAGAGTACAGCGCTAATATCACTACCTTCTTGAACGATATATAGCTTTCGATTTCTATCATACTAAaatgtacatatatgtaAATCAACACTTCAAATTGATACCAGCTCGTAACTCCTCCTGCCGGATTTCAAACATAACCTGGACGCCCACAAATAGCGCCGCACAGGCCGTAGCCAGGTAAACCAGACCAGAATAAGACCCCAGCATCTCGCTTAGCAAGCCCTGAATACCGTCCAAGCCCAAAGCAAACCCGACCAAGTtagcaatcatcatcatgagaATATTCCCTACAGCACCAATACCACAAAGGACGCGGTATGTATTCGGACGGGAACGCCATTTGTGCGCGGGGAAAAGCAAAGTAGCGATGATCTCGGGGAGGACGAAAAGGGTAATGAGCCATCCCCACATGAGGAGACGGAGGTTGAGGTCGTGCCAGAGAGCAACAAAagtgaagacgatgaggaagttgaagatctggCGGGCTTTGGCAAAGAGTACCGATGATGATTTGTTATCGTCGCCGCGTgctcggcctcttcctccgcctAGGGGCACGTAGACGTAGCGCACAATCCAGCGATTGAAGGAGCGGTGCCAGGCGCGCCAGAAGGCGAATGCGGAGTAGTTGTTTGAGACGCAGCGGACCATGTTCTCTGGTGGGTCGACGCCGTCCACTAGGGCCCAGAGTCGGAAGAATCGCCATGGAATCAGGAGCTTCAGCCAGATAATGTgcaggttgaagaagcctAGCATGCTGAGCTGGCCAGGGCTATACAATGACCAGTCTGGGTGTGCTTGGGAGATGGCCACTGCGTAGATGAAATGGAGAATGAATTCCATGGCCAGCACAGTCAAAAGGATTCGGACGGCGTAGCGGGTAACGCGGGATCTGGTAAGAGATAGAGGTGGGAATCGCTGCTGTGAAATATAATCGTTGAATGTTAAAATGGGCCCGGCTAGATATAATGGCGAATACAGGACATAGGCGAGGTAATTGCGGCCATTGAATGCGGACGGTTCCGCCGGGATGTTCACACGGTCACGCTCCGATAGTGCCGTAGGATCAGCTTGTTTCTTCTTATAACCGTTAGATAAGAACTTGTTTTATGGAGGGAGCGACTTACTTCAATGGGGCTAGAGGCCGGATAATCGAGGCTCCAATAGTAATCCATATTGAAGCTGATCTGCCGCAATATCGTGACTTTGAAAAGCACCTCCCACCGAGGCATTATACCTCCAAAGCTATCGAGATATCGACCCCAGAGGATTAAAGGAGATTCCTGCCCGGCGTTACCTTCTGAAGACAGCATGGTGGCTATGCGCTCGAAGGGGTATCCTGTGCAGAGTTCGTTCGCAAACAGTATCGCGATGTTGAATGTCCAGGTAATAGTAGGCACATATTGTCGTGGAAGCGATTTCGCAATCTTATAGTTTACATATAATATACCGAGCACCTTTATAGCCGATACACCATGGAGAGCAACGATAAAGATCAGGGCGAAATAAAAGTCAAACCGGACCCGACGGGCGAGGCGTGCGTCTCCCTGAGCGGTAGTGGCATTGGCCTTTGTTTGAGTAGAGCCTGCATCGACCGGTTGTGCGAAGTGTTCGTAGACGCGACGGAGCAGCGGATGGGCAACCAAAAGCGCGAGGAGGTAAGGAATGTTGTCACGGAAGCTGGAATACTGCGCATCTGAATTGTCCTACccaggagatgaagaattAGCAACAGCATGCAGCATAACATCGACCAAAGTACTTACCACTTTGCGCCCAGCTATCCATCCAGGGGACAGTAAATGAGAGTATGTTGGATAGGTCGGATGACTCTCTAGAGTATAGTCAGCATTGACCTCCGCTATTGGCGCAGAATGCCCTACCCTGTGACACTTCGATAACCGTTTTGAA encodes:
- a CDS encoding cellular morphogenesis regulator DopA (dopey and related predicted leucine zipper transcription factors); translated protein: MSLDPSSFPRSNSPASSESSLARSRLRGKEENLKKDKNYRRYASSVERALSLFDTALQEWADYISFLSRLLKALQSHPPDLPIVPHKVLVSKRLAQCLNPSLPSGVHQKALEVYTYVFGLIKPEGLSHDLPLYLPGVAPTLAFASLTVRPLFLNLVETYICGLEPWAIRPALKAIILALLPGIEEETSDDFDPTLRLINKFRDISSQMDTQRPGGDVNTSGQYFWQCLFLASITSPSRRSGVLAYLNRYLPKLGVTDRRPSKSSSDGSNDMPHDMQMAADSVVLPEPGLLIRCFASGLTDEQVLVQRNFLDLLVTHLPLSSPILQSRITVDDLQRLLIAAVGVVARRDMSLNRRLWAWLLGPDPASDRTSFEARNSISENADASTGSGQELSQSEYFRQFGLEPLVGGLLEIIGQKTVVPSEKTRPFRISLSLMDRWEVGGHIVTAVFLPIIRNVQAFEKVASKPHFDEVFRSASAFFDGVESGVIFSELLKLIDWTPESLDRDNGQVMDNLRLAQFILENFNVREEDMVLNHVPLLTLSVLIKMNELSPKNHPKIAHDQLRLVSQGLFKVISSLTGLLTERAFSKKLASEKITKNHPTDDLNMPEVLEKIHGFYKQSTSSLDPHPLPFASKQLAELIISKAYELVISALAGDNDIASIQENVNLLIILLKKLPKSRIPRDRRLYLAICNRVSANHTEQSTATFSAISSIATGVKNLYSIQSPGFYISYEDISDLIPSLVKQIWQYLSPLSPKFHVEAVRCLWHLHSVSWLDHLVEASITSLMVNSSNTSRQLLSEEQVGRYFVLWNHSHHGAYELPSKHAQDSALTQVSYQSSLLERPLFIVVFHIVVSRLESLFTQADPSVANQTSLSISSDDYKECSYLLETIHNIISVIPHNGWVALLAQASAQGDRHHDVSASEDNPGTQTLHSSIFHAILRIVSGPKTTAQTSFDEVKLQQTSLLVMRQLLLGPGAEEVAESGIDSLLVERLSSALDEGGSVAVQEALIDTLLAALKVRFAQAYLPQPPPRPKHQRASSRERLTSPSILSFTSDKAEKAPPIPTMPQPPQQLLECLLKGISSPNSRGTVEKWTMLLCEVLPLYSGSIFQIILMLVDCFCKEIQIAYANLQLSFKHTKGWPEDRSEHATIALLTGLETCIATAHDRLLVDEANVTAVKSPDQPQGFFGNMVSGVFASDASHGRSTAANNRLTVLLCFQDAVRLCFSIWAWGAVERSTLPQDAESLASFQYTSVRMRNRSRRILEHLFTAEALECLETLVEMWTKTDSNTSSLIFSLLHTLDGSRPKITIPAVFNAIYTRTNPSALDPSRKSTLSSTLTENELAGFLVTYARSLDDDVLDEIWTDCTTFLRDVLSNPFPHRQILPRLVEFAAILGAKLENTSFGEDRRMRKELGDVLLRLLTAIFTSKPLGLSQESGLLGRGSLEHDNLPAPHIGPDDMLSILASSMPAFTITLGDSDRITTAVSGISTNVIGPLLRSRLFPNNISHSFMALLQHIAKVPAAAKIWKKDIADAFNDPRFFSSHLELVKGGWMNLLRQWVLADKDRLSELMSRLPPPSTAGIMFGVGASAARLDADRKAQLNLRRITLLILSANNDYFIGELPGLLQKLEDLLGATSSSSPSSTTRAEIFMVLRALALKSSTTALAPFWPLINTELQEAIAAVPLGLQQEVYNPYALLQACKLLDTLLVLAPDDFQLLEWLYVTDTIDAVYPPERWEPMALADEISQSFGTRSAAADGPRESNELGYSVKQPGLTADWIRETAKDELIDRVLRPWFEQLSIHAFESTYSMSSPGLTTSYDDLLADLFNESTMAN
- a CDS encoding putative glycerol:H+ symporter (Gup1) (acyltransferase required for palmitoylation of Hedgehog (Hh) family of secreted signaling proteins) codes for the protein MTSILSWFRRLYSLDTLDTRFIVSSNTPLKAVATDRRSAPAKDARANAIASNAAPSKWRTPEFWVYYVIFLIAVPLMFKTVIEVSQESHPTYPTYSHLLSPGWIAGRKVDNSDAQYSSFRDNIPYLLALLVAHPLLRRVYEHFAQPVDAGSTQTKANATTAQGDARLARRVRFDFYFALIFIVALHGVSAIKVLGILYVNYKIAKSLPRQYVPTITWTFNIAILFANELCTGYPFERIATMLSSEGNAGQESPLILWGRYLDSFGGIMPRWEVLFKVTILRQISFNMDYYWSLDYPASSPIEKKQADPTALSERDRVNIPAEPSAFNGRNYLAYVLYSPLYLAGPILTFNDYISQQRFPPLSLTRSRVTRYAVRILLTVLAMEFILHFIYAVAISQAHPDWSLYSPGQLSMLGFFNLHIIWLKLLIPWRFFRLWALVDGVDPPENMVRCVSNNYSAFAFWRAWHRSFNRWIVRYVYVPLGGGRGRARGDDNKSSSVLFAKARQIFNFLIVFTFVALWHDLNLRLLMWGWLITLFVLPEIIATLLFPAHKWRSRPNTYRVLCGIGAVGNILMMMIANLVGFALGLDGIQGLLSEMLGSYSGLVYLATACAALFVGVQVMFEIRQEELRAGINLKC
- a CDS encoding uncharacterized protein (predicted protein) translates to MSAYRMAFPGLRSVATRRAVIPVRRSFSTSPSVRDAAGSTLPAKKPVGAFRGGIFGFLTGTIVAGASVYYYILGEYRVTNEMLTEDIYSSLALAFPFSFSSFCFITWFRPFFHLLF